The following proteins are co-located in the Segatella copri genome:
- a CDS encoding BACON domain-containing protein — MMTRIKTLMIWIGLLLSLASCKDSLEAITLGGDELPTEGVTLSIQLPNFTPQEISTRAGDETTESINSLWLVCYDTSDKYLDMQDCTKAYAAATADADGYKKIKTNLPKGTETIHLVANVPGLTPEQAEKLDAMKDITPDLSKPICWGAKTLSDLMNDSKISLTRQCAKVTVKTSVSNFEITDLHVWHSASKGSIAPAGYKVSTKDDDLATSTELNSKYIAGGSAAVVAVNETSAGKADIIIKAKYKGTEGTEGTEGFYKVALYTDDTKTAQYALVRNHNYIVTVISVNGAGYATEEEALKADPENRLTVTVVDDNPKIVDMIACKDYELGVCGTQTVAATNGKDPIIVPITLVTNLKEDDAKDGKLYKVEISNDAKSWITECTENSKSTTTPTSPDESAPKGTKFVLNLTLTANNKSEEPREGTITITSGDLKRTILIHQEGYDFKRADDRQVVMNYNGTIHDNYFAWLDSEMHGVKPSENKVDNQEKTRNQGLHFSVGDNKIYYLIPKKPGDQFVKKSDKISYSDEVYKGNNYYKVTLDNSTNNYDLWTDKEGFVIENTEDAAHPITITYPIYHTGVFSEITESAANEHQLGEPKKGWFYYEVVKVNVTEPSEDGTSSTDKTYYMLDRNLGASNSDFYSPGSANIANDKSSIGGYFKISNDKNSNAYIDKYVIGNFRVPKGNELEAIANKASVDLLETSTGEPYNCIRIPTSSSQKNYIYIPISGYYESNSFKDEFHANLWSKSLLSGYQGFSTDSNEYGFWYLYLDIYNKIKTITNTRFVQGYDGSNTGRYKAMPIRLIYVP; from the coding sequence TCAGGAAATCTCAACCCGGGCTGGAGACGAAACTACAGAGAGCATTAATTCTCTGTGGCTTGTATGTTATGACACTTCAGACAAGTATCTTGATATGCAAGATTGTACAAAAGCTTATGCTGCTGCAACTGCTGATGCAGATGGTTACAAGAAAATCAAAACGAACCTTCCTAAAGGTACAGAAACGATACATTTGGTTGCCAACGTTCCTGGCTTGACGCCAGAACAGGCTGAAAAGCTTGACGCGATGAAAGATATCACTCCTGATTTATCAAAGCCAATCTGTTGGGGTGCAAAAACACTTAGCGACCTGATGAACGACAGCAAGATTTCACTTACCCGTCAATGTGCTAAAGTTACAGTAAAAACAAGCGTTAGCAATTTCGAAATCACAGACCTTCATGTATGGCATTCTGCTAGCAAAGGCTCTATTGCGCCAGCTGGCTACAAAGTATCTACTAAGGATGACGACTTGGCAACATCTACAGAGTTGAATAGCAAATATATTGCTGGCGGTTCTGCTGCTGTAGTTGCAGTAAATGAAACTTCTGCAGGCAAGGCTGACATCATTATCAAGGCTAAATATAAGGGTACAGAGGGTACAGAGGGTACAGAAGGCTTCTATAAAGTAGCCCTCTATACAGATGATACCAAAACTGCACAATATGCATTGGTACGTAACCACAACTATATCGTGACCGTTATTTCTGTAAACGGTGCAGGCTACGCTACTGAAGAAGAAGCATTAAAGGCTGATCCAGAAAATCGACTGACGGTAACCGTGGTAGATGATAACCCAAAGATTGTAGATATGATTGCCTGCAAAGATTACGAACTGGGTGTTTGTGGTACACAGACTGTTGCAGCTACAAATGGAAAAGATCCTATCATAGTTCCTATCACTTTGGTTACAAACCTTAAAGAAGATGATGCAAAAGATGGCAAACTCTATAAGGTGGAAATCAGCAACGATGCAAAATCGTGGATAACTGAATGTACAGAAAATAGCAAGTCCACCACAACACCAACAAGTCCTGATGAATCGGCACCAAAAGGAACCAAGTTTGTTCTCAACCTCACATTGACTGCAAACAACAAATCGGAGGAGCCTCGTGAAGGTACGATTACCATCACTTCCGGTGACTTGAAAAGAACCATCTTGATTCATCAGGAAGGTTACGACTTTAAACGTGCTGATGATCGACAGGTTGTCATGAATTACAATGGTACTATTCATGATAATTACTTTGCTTGGCTTGATTCAGAAATGCATGGTGTTAAACCTAGCGAGAATAAGGTCGATAATCAGGAAAAGACCAGAAACCAGGGCTTGCACTTCAGCGTAGGAGATAATAAGATCTATTATCTGATTCCAAAGAAACCTGGTGACCAATTCGTGAAGAAATCTGACAAAATCAGTTATTCAGATGAAGTTTACAAAGGCAATAACTATTATAAAGTGACATTGGACAACAGCACCAATAACTACGATTTGTGGACAGACAAAGAAGGTTTTGTCATCGAGAATACTGAAGATGCTGCTCATCCGATTACCATCACGTATCCTATCTATCATACGGGTGTATTTAGTGAAATAACAGAATCTGCAGCAAATGAACACCAGCTAGGTGAACCCAAGAAGGGTTGGTTCTATTACGAAGTTGTGAAGGTTAATGTAACAGAACCATCTGAAGATGGTACTTCTAGTACGGACAAGACATACTATATGTTAGACCGCAACCTGGGAGCTTCCAACAGCGATTTCTATTCGCCAGGTTCTGCCAATATTGCCAATGATAAAAGTTCTATAGGTGGATATTTCAAGATATCAAATGATAAAAACAGTAACGCCTATATCGACAAGTATGTAATCGGCAATTTTAGAGTTCCAAAGGGCAACGAGCTAGAGGCTATTGCGAATAAAGCCTCAGTAGATCTGTTGGAAACATCTACAGGTGAACCGTATAATTGTATTCGCATCCCGACAAGTTCTTCGCAGAAGAATTACATCTATATCCCAATCAGCGGATATTACGAGAGCAACAGCTTCAAGGATGAATTTCATGCAAATCTGTGGAGCAAGTCTTTGTTGTCGGGCTATCAGGGCTTCAGTACAGATAGTAATGAATATGGCTTCTGGTATCTTTATCTGGATATCTATAATAAGATAAAGACTATCACAAATACCCGTTTCGTTCAGGGATATGATGGCTCGAACACTGGCCGTTACAAGGCGATGCCAATCCGCCTGATATATGTTCCATAA
- a CDS encoding ATP-binding protein, whose amino-acid sequence MARKLYPIGLQTFERIRVEDKFYIDKTEYVYRMAHTDGTYFFLSRPRRFGKSLLLTTMKSYFEGKKELFKGLAIEKLEKDWISYPVLHFDMSMGKHMEIAQLERYFDQQLAEQEQKWGITNPAVDANVRLISLIQTAYRETGKQVVILIDEYDAPLLDVVHEDEKLEELCNAMRNFYSPLKGCEKLLRFVFLTGITKFSQLSIFSELNNITNISMDEPYAGICGITEDELVNGMRNDIDALAEKLNLSYEQTLAKLKDNYDGYHFTWPSPDVYNPFSLLTCFAKQKIDSYWFGSGTPTYLINMMRNFNFLPANLGESMEAGKDDFDAATETMTTIMPLLYQSGYITIKDYDEETELYTLAIPNKEIRVGLYRSLLPHYLTSKTAMCNTTIAKMSVLIKQGKIDEALQLLKSFWETVPYCNNTHYEGHYQQTMYIIFALLTNFRIIVEQHTSKGRIDITMETDDTIYVMELKFGKTAQEALEQIESKHYADAFAMSGKEIIKVGMSFNIKEDNTIVFDWKSSEI is encoded by the coding sequence ATGGCAAGAAAACTATATCCGATAGGATTACAAACTTTCGAACGAATCAGAGTGGAAGATAAGTTCTACATTGACAAGACGGAATATGTATATCGTATGGCACATACTGATGGTACTTATTTCTTCCTGAGCCGTCCACGCCGTTTCGGAAAGTCGCTGTTGCTAACTACCATGAAGAGCTATTTTGAAGGAAAGAAGGAGCTTTTCAAAGGACTCGCCATCGAAAAGCTGGAAAAGGATTGGATAAGCTATCCGGTGCTGCATTTCGATATGAGCATGGGCAAACACATGGAGATAGCCCAGCTGGAAAGATATTTCGACCAGCAACTTGCAGAACAAGAGCAGAAATGGGGCATTACGAATCCGGCTGTTGATGCCAACGTCCGCCTCATCTCACTTATCCAAACTGCCTATAGGGAAACGGGCAAGCAAGTGGTAATACTGATTGACGAATATGATGCCCCTTTGCTTGATGTGGTGCACGAGGATGAAAAACTGGAAGAACTGTGCAACGCCATGCGCAATTTCTACAGTCCGCTAAAAGGATGCGAGAAATTGCTCCGCTTCGTATTCCTCACAGGCATCACCAAATTCTCTCAGCTCAGCATCTTCAGCGAATTGAACAACATCACCAATATCAGTATGGACGAGCCGTATGCCGGCATTTGCGGAATTACGGAAGATGAACTGGTGAACGGAATGCGGAATGACATAGATGCACTTGCTGAAAAATTAAACTTATCGTATGAGCAGACGTTAGCTAAGTTAAAGGATAATTATGACGGCTATCATTTTACATGGCCTTCTCCTGACGTTTATAATCCGTTCAGCTTATTAACCTGCTTTGCCAAGCAGAAAATTGATTCCTACTGGTTTGGATCTGGCACTCCTACTTATCTGATCAATATGATGCGCAATTTCAACTTTCTGCCAGCGAACCTGGGCGAGAGCATGGAAGCCGGAAAGGATGACTTTGATGCTGCCACGGAAACCATGACCACCATCATGCCACTGCTCTATCAGAGTGGCTACATCACCATCAAGGATTATGATGAAGAAACGGAGCTCTATACCCTAGCCATTCCCAACAAGGAAATAAGAGTTGGATTGTACAGAAGTTTGTTGCCTCATTATCTGACCTCAAAGACTGCGATGTGCAATACCACCATCGCCAAGATGTCGGTGCTTATTAAACAGGGCAAGATAGACGAAGCATTACAGTTGCTGAAATCGTTTTGGGAGACGGTGCCTTATTGCAACAACACCCATTACGAAGGGCATTACCAGCAAACGATGTATATCATCTTTGCCTTGCTCACGAATTTCAGGATTATAGTGGAGCAACATACGTCAAAGGGGAGAATTGATATAACCATGGAGACGGACGATACTATCTATGTAATGGAGCTGAAGTTTGGAAAGACTGCCCAGGAGGCTCTTGAGCAGATAGAAAGCAAGCATTATGCCGATGCCTTTGCCATGAGCGGCAAGGAAATTATCAAGGTAGGTATGAGCTTCAATATCAAAGAAGACAACACCATCGTGTTCGATTGGAAATCATCAGAAATTTAG
- a CDS encoding putative toxin-antitoxin system toxin component, PIN family produces MNIVLDTNSLIMSIAPRSPYRKVWNAFLSGDYNLCVSNEIIEEYSEVLSRNISPQVSEAIVYAILTRPNVIRKDPHYTFALIEADKDDNKFVDCAIAANAKCIVTEDKHFKVLENIPFPKVEVIGIEDFKCYLDKWI; encoded by the coding sequence ATGAATATTGTATTGGATACAAATAGTTTGATTATGTCAATCGCCCCTAGAAGTCCGTATCGTAAGGTGTGGAATGCTTTTCTTAGTGGCGATTATAACCTTTGTGTGTCCAATGAAATAATAGAGGAGTATTCAGAGGTTTTATCTCGTAATATATCTCCTCAAGTTTCTGAGGCCATAGTTTATGCTATATTGACTAGACCCAATGTAATTCGCAAAGATCCTCATTATACTTTTGCTTTAATTGAGGCAGATAAAGATGACAATAAGTTTGTAGATTGTGCCATTGCTGCAAATGCAAAGTGTATTGTTACAGAAGACAAGCACTTTAAGGTCCTGGAAAATATTCCTTTTCCTAAAGTGGAGGTTATAGGTATAGAGGATTTTAAATGTTATTTGGATAAGTGGATATAG
- a CDS encoding putative toxin-antitoxin system toxin component, PIN family encodes MRKIVLDTNCLLMSLPRISPYRKIWDDFLKGKLTLCVTNEIIEEYLEIIEQKTNANIASNVVSVILSQKNVEFVTPYYKLHLIQADEDDNKFVDCAFSAGASCIVSNDAHFKILNEVEFPRIFVVNIKDFVELLLRNQGNNHLN; translated from the coding sequence ATGAGAAAGATAGTTCTTGATACTAATTGCTTATTGATGAGCCTTCCAAGGATAAGCCCTTATCGTAAGATTTGGGATGATTTCTTGAAAGGTAAATTGACCTTGTGCGTTACAAATGAAATTATTGAGGAGTATTTAGAAATCATTGAGCAGAAGACTAATGCAAATATTGCCAGTAATGTTGTGTCTGTGATTCTAAGTCAAAAGAATGTGGAATTCGTAACACCCTATTATAAGTTGCATCTCATTCAAGCTGATGAGGATGACAACAAATTTGTAGATTGTGCTTTTTCTGCTGGTGCAAGTTGTATAGTGAGTAATGATGCTCACTTTAAAATTCTCAATGAGGTTGAATTTCCTCGCATTTTTGTTGTAAATATAAAAGATTTCGTGGAGTTATTATTGCGGAATCAAGGAAATAATCATCTTAATTAA
- a CDS encoding DUF4186 domain-containing protein codes for MKKESKVNQAKYVELNLFPEEKEDHQKDSISSEDMESDTSPDKEYDLTDLFERLSKSAFRSRFYLSKKDKEYIAEKGLATIRKHAEDFVAKRLAPAVIPNDGKQTPMRGHPVFIAQHATGCCCRGCFFKWHHIPAGRQLTGEEQQYAVAVLMAWIEKQV; via the coding sequence ATGAAAAAAGAATCAAAAGTAAACCAAGCAAAATATGTAGAACTCAATTTGTTTCCTGAGGAGAAAGAGGATCATCAGAAAGACTCTATCTCTTCAGAAGACATGGAAAGCGATACTTCTCCAGACAAAGAGTATGACTTGACTGATTTGTTTGAAAGACTTTCCAAATCAGCTTTTCGCAGCCGTTTCTATCTCTCGAAGAAGGATAAGGAATATATTGCAGAAAAGGGTTTGGCTACCATCCGTAAGCATGCGGAGGATTTCGTTGCCAAACGCCTTGCTCCTGCCGTGATTCCCAATGACGGCAAGCAGACGCCTATGAGAGGGCATCCTGTATTCATTGCCCAGCATGCTACAGGCTGCTGTTGCCGTGGTTGTTTCTTCAAATGGCATCATATACCTGCCGGAAGACAGCTGACAGGAGAAGAACAGCAGTATGCTGTAGCAGTACTGATGGCATGGATTGAAAAACAGGTTTAA
- a CDS encoding Hsp20/alpha crystallin family protein: MLLARRNNSVSNWLNSWFNDNFFDTSLMPHMNATAPAVNVKESATAYTMEVAAPGLKKDMVKMNIDKDGYLNVSIENKDEKKEEKKEEHYLRREFSYSSYSQSYALPEDADQEKISAEVSDGVLKIEIPKIAKEEKKDDVKHIEVK; this comes from the coding sequence ATGTTGTTAGCTCGTAGAAATAACAGTGTTTCAAATTGGTTGAACAGTTGGTTTAATGACAACTTCTTTGATACAAGCTTGATGCCACACATGAACGCAACAGCTCCTGCAGTCAACGTCAAGGAAAGTGCTACAGCTTATACGATGGAGGTTGCAGCTCCTGGTTTGAAGAAAGATATGGTCAAGATGAACATCGATAAGGATGGCTATCTGAATGTATCCATCGAGAACAAGGATGAGAAAAAGGAGGAGAAGAAGGAAGAGCATTACTTGCGTCGTGAGTTCTCTTACAGCAGCTACTCTCAGAGTTATGCTTTGCCAGAGGATGCTGATCAGGAGAAGATTTCCGCTGAGGTCAGTGACGGTGTCTTGAAGATTGAGATTCCTAAGATAGCCAAGGAGGAGAAGAAAGACGATGTTAAGCACATTGAGGTTAAGTAA
- a CDS encoding type II toxin-antitoxin system RelB/DinJ family antitoxin: MAQTAMTVRMDNQQKAQFDKLCEQFGMSANTAINIFVKAVIRSKSIPFSIQAKNEEEDEVTAKAKAAFQYMCDTARENNIDMSLDEINEEIREVRRLRKERNGICSH, from the coding sequence ATGGCACAGACAGCAATGACAGTCCGTATGGACAACCAGCAGAAAGCACAGTTTGATAAACTCTGCGAACAGTTCGGTATGAGTGCGAATACCGCCATTAACATCTTTGTTAAGGCAGTAATTCGCAGTAAGAGCATTCCATTCTCCATTCAGGCAAAGAATGAAGAAGAAGATGAAGTGACTGCAAAAGCAAAGGCTGCGTTTCAATACATGTGTGACACAGCAAGAGAGAACAACATTGATATGTCACTTGATGAGATCAATGAAGAAATCAGAGAAGTCAGACGATTAAGAAAAGAACGCAATGGTATATGCAGTCATTGA
- a CDS encoding putative toxin-antitoxin system toxin component, PIN family produces MVYAVIDTNIIVSSFITKNPSSATRRVINSMLSGKIKPLYNDEILDEYFDVLNRSKFHLSEIRIHELLNFFKENGIDSSRFPYAGEMPDEDDRVFYEVCLSKEDSFLVAGNLKHFPKEPQVITAAEMMEILDNEL; encoded by the coding sequence ATGGTATATGCAGTCATTGATACGAACATTATTGTGTCCTCGTTTATAACTAAGAACCCTTCGTCAGCAACAAGAAGGGTCATCAACAGTATGCTCAGTGGTAAAATTAAGCCATTGTATAATGACGAAATCTTGGATGAGTACTTTGATGTACTAAATAGGTCAAAATTTCATCTAAGTGAAATCAGAATCCATGAGTTATTGAACTTTTTTAAGGAAAACGGAATTGATTCGTCCCGTTTTCCTTATGCTGGCGAAATGCCAGATGAGGACGACCGAGTTTTCTATGAAGTCTGCCTGAGCAAGGAAGACTCCTTCTTAGTAGCAGGAAATCTCAAACACTTTCCAAAAGAACCGCAAGTGATTACAGCAGCAGAAATGATGGAAATCCTAGACAACGAACTATAA
- a CDS encoding YaaA family protein translates to MQLRYCGPKSGPTPSVCAGSLSEDSLEYAQKHLWITCFLYGLLRPMDGIVPYRMEHCVSLEATNDKPVNQFWKDKLTDVLIDSVKADDGILIHLSTEEYEHLFDWKRVCKEIKVIQPLFYVRQKDGRLKMQAVWAKSCRGAMLRYILNNQLLTPEELAGFSYEGFEYAAELGEAAFPHFVR, encoded by the coding sequence ATACAGCTGCGGTATTGTGGTCCCAAATCAGGACCAACACCATCGGTCTGTGCCGGTTCTTTAAGTGAGGACTCCTTAGAGTATGCCCAGAAGCATCTCTGGATTACCTGTTTTCTCTATGGTTTGCTTCGTCCAATGGATGGCATCGTGCCTTATCGTATGGAGCATTGCGTATCACTTGAAGCCACAAACGACAAGCCGGTCAATCAGTTCTGGAAAGACAAACTCACGGATGTTCTCATCGATAGTGTGAAGGCTGACGATGGCATACTCATCCATCTATCAACTGAGGAATATGAACATCTGTTTGATTGGAAAAGAGTATGTAAGGAGATAAAGGTCATTCAGCCACTCTTTTATGTCCGCCAGAAAGACGGCAGATTGAAGATGCAGGCTGTATGGGCTAAATCTTGCCGTGGAGCCATGCTGAGATATATCCTGAATAATCAGCTTCTTACTCCTGAGGAACTGGCAGGCTTCAGTTACGAAGGTTTTGAATATGCGGCAGAATTAGGAGAAGCTGCTTTTCCTCATTTCGTTCGTTGA
- a CDS encoding peptide-methionine (S)-S-oxide reductase — protein MGPQYRSCIFYRNESQKQTAEHVTELLRSKGDEVNTLLLPEETFYIGEAYHQHYYEKTSFKKYEVLAAKFKLIIHCCQFCRIFSQN, from the coding sequence TTGGGACCACAATACCGCAGCTGTATCTTCTATCGTAATGAATCTCAGAAGCAGACAGCCGAACATGTGACGGAACTTCTCCGTAGTAAGGGTGACGAGGTCAATACCTTGCTCCTGCCAGAGGAGACATTCTACATTGGCGAGGCCTACCACCAGCATTATTATGAAAAAACAAGTTTTAAAAAGTATGAAGTTTTAGCAGCAAAGTTTAAATTAATTATCCATTGTTGTCAATTTTGCAGAATCTTTAGTCAAAATTGA
- a CDS encoding Hsp20/alpha crystallin family protein has product MLLARRNNSVSNWLNSWFNDNFFDTSLMPHMNATAPAVNVKESATAYTMEVAAPGLKKDMVKMNIDKDGYLNVSIENKDEKKEEKKEEHYLRREFSYSSYSQSYALPEDADQEKISAEVSDGVLKIEIPKTAKEEKKDDVKHIEVK; this is encoded by the coding sequence ATGTTGTTAGCTCGTAGAAATAACAGTGTTTCAAATTGGTTGAACAGTTGGTTTAATGACAACTTCTTTGATACAAGCTTGATGCCACACATGAACGCAACAGCTCCTGCAGTCAACGTCAAGGAAAGTGCTACAGCTTATACGATGGAGGTTGCAGCTCCTGGTTTGAAGAAAGATATGGTCAAGATGAACATCGATAAGGATGGTTATCTGAATGTATCCATCGAGAACAAGGATGAGAAGAAGGAGGAGAAGAAGGAAGAGCATTACTTGCGTCGTGAGTTCTCTTACAGCAGCTACTCTCAGAGTTATGCTTTGCCAGAGGATGCTGATCAGGAGAAGATTTCCGCTGAGGTCAGTGACGGTGTCTTGAAGATTGAGATTCCTAAGACAGCCAAGGAGGAGAAGAAAGACGATGTTAAGCACATTGAGGTTAAGTAA
- a CDS encoding DUF4251 domain-containing protein, with translation MIKIFISLVFCLMSAFACAQSNQSDNMYQWGKNKASEQLVNGLKSRQKALRKEQRDLQNRIDSVYWDEALDAIKDTTFTLEADKVVFPYGQIAYVNSNTNFVSVNKDNAVVQVAFNVPFSGPNGIGGVTVQGSVSGYKIQTDKKGTTQVSMSVTGIGISAQIWITMYKGSHEASVEILPNFNSRRLTLNGVILPLHKSTVFQGRTL, from the coding sequence ATGATTAAAATATTTATTTCACTTGTTTTCTGTCTGATGTCTGCCTTTGCCTGTGCGCAGTCAAACCAGTCAGATAATATGTATCAATGGGGAAAAAACAAGGCCAGCGAGCAGTTGGTCAATGGTCTGAAGTCACGTCAGAAAGCTCTCAGGAAAGAACAGCGCGACTTGCAAAACCGGATAGATAGTGTATATTGGGATGAAGCATTGGACGCTATTAAGGATACAACCTTTACCTTGGAAGCCGACAAGGTAGTTTTCCCTTATGGTCAGATTGCTTATGTTAATTCCAACACCAATTTCGTTTCCGTCAATAAGGACAATGCTGTTGTGCAGGTTGCCTTCAATGTACCCTTCTCCGGACCTAATGGCATTGGTGGAGTTACGGTTCAGGGAAGCGTAAGTGGATACAAAATTCAAACGGACAAGAAAGGGACTACACAAGTAAGTATGAGTGTTACTGGTATTGGTATCTCTGCCCAAATCTGGATTACCATGTATAAGGGAAGCCATGAAGCCAGTGTGGAAATTCTGCCTAACTTCAACTCTCGTAGGCTCACCCTTAATGGAGTCATACTACCTCTTCACAAGAGTACTGTATTTCAAGGGCGAACATTATAA